A genome region from Anopheles stephensi strain Indian chromosome 2, UCI_ANSTEP_V1.0, whole genome shotgun sequence includes the following:
- the LOC118506322 gene encoding endoribonuclease ZC3H12A-like gives MTVNASRKSSVRDGPLKQLEHRKRERRPSSKSSAAPKVHQQRLKAIKKRKLSRRAGHPSSSTMTRLAVTDLDIPLEDRRMVLCDGENLAYNDITGTYDPHRIYEAVRWFRENGHRALVVVPDYLPRKLSGQLPDVDTEMVSGCYESDHNHAQNHHLEEALLRKANDTEAAVVSERRFEATYHDYPDVVLSRVIGYTFFRDSIFIPVDPYGRAGPWLRSILQK, from the coding sequence ATGACAGTCAACGCTTCCCGCAAATCCTCCGTCCGTGACGGACCCTTGAAACAGCTTGAACACCGGAAAAGAGAACGAAGGCCTTCTTCAAAAAGTTCGGCAGCACCAAAGGTACACCAACAGCGGCTAAAGGCTATTAAAAAACGCAAATTGTCCCGCCGAGCTGGCCACCCATCGAGCAGTACGATGACGCGTTTGGCCGTTACCGATCTGGACATTCCGCTGGAAGATCGGCGAATGGTGTTGTGTGATGGGGAAAATCTCGCCTACAACGACATCACCGGCACATACGATCCCCACCGAATCTATGAAGCTGTCCGATGGTTCCGGGAGAACGGCCACCGTGCACTGGTGGTCGTGCCCGACTACCTGCCAAGGAAACTGTCCGGACAGCTGCCCGACGTAGACACCGAAATGGTTAGCGGGTGTTATGAGAGTGACCATAATCATGCACAAAATCATCATTTAGAGGAAGCTCTTCTAAGGAAAGCAAACGACACCGAGGCGGCAGTCGTGTCGGAACGCAGGTTCGAAGCAACGTACCACGATTATCCCGACGTTGTCCTCAGTCGAGTGATTGGCTATACGTTTTTTAGAGACTCAATATTTATCCCGGTAGATCCGTACGGTCGGGCAGGACCATGGTTAAGGTCCATTCTTCAGAAATAA
- the LOC118503532 gene encoding sorting nexin-17, whose product MHFSIPSTQEFGSDGSGSSYTGFNIHINGSFHCCLRYKQLHSLHEQLKRSLPSIALPSFPPKKLLSLTPNQIEQRRLSLERYIQLVGQDPVLCRSELLRAFLLNAQQESSFTECSEVTLDVYLMNGYRISANVYTTDCTSKVLEKACALIDLPKDRACYFALYLMRKEASGELTIVKRLMDFEAPYISAKRWDECKLVLRTGYWDPCYDLELMRDRIALNLLYIQALSDVERGWILTTRDLSEQLTNMQARGSKSEYLDVVRKLPLYGCLQFPRAHVDFPEPNTLATVVLGNKELNLLTYVGKEAQESKFKVTRIRCWRVTPIHINEEQQQSTVVNGRQQQSSQPAPSSHSSTISLELSFEYLMAKNQLKWITIYSEQSMLMSVCLQSIVDELLNQKNGSDPAHLQNPQHVEYAPLSYIRRDGSNHCITDSSSTDTLCNLVNNDSSSNNGTSNQVTYQQHSTTNHGSSFIRRKLKEFNTTVRFKNGKDSVQNEAFEWIGDDDL is encoded by the exons ATGCACTTCTCCATACCGAGCACGCAAGAGTTTGGATCCGATGGAAGCGGATCATCGTACACG GGCTTCAACATTCACATCAATGGCAGTTTTCACTGTTGCCTTCGCTACAAGCAGCTGCACAGCCTGCACGAACAGCTGAAGCGATCCCTGCCGTCGATCGCACTGCCCAGCTTTCCTCCAAAGAAACTGCTCTCGCTCACACCGAACCAAATCGAGCAGAGGCGTCTCAGCCTAGAGCGCTACATTCAGCTAG TGGGCCAGGATCCGGTACTGTGCCGATCGGAGCTGCTGCGTGCATTTCTGCTGAATGCCCAGCAAGAGTCATCGTTCACCGAATGCAGCGAGGTAACGCTGGACGTTTACCTTATGAATGGGTACCGAATATCGGCCAACGTGTACACAACGGACTGCACCAGCAAGGTGCTGGAGAAGGCATGCGCACTGATCGATCTGCCGAAGGATCGCGCCTGCTACTTTGCGCTCTACCTCATGCGCAAGGAGGCTAGCGGTGAGCTGACGATCGTGAAGCGCCTGATGGACTTTGAGGCACcgtacatctcggcgaagcGTTGGGATGAATGTAAGCTGGTGCTGCGCACCGGGTACTGGGATCCGTGCTACGATCTGGAGCTGATGCGCGACCGGATCGCCCTCAATCTGCTGTACATCCAGGCGCTGAGCGATGTCGAGCGCGGCTGGATCCTGACGACACGCGACCTGAGCGAGCAGCTTACCAATATGCAGGCACGGGGGAGCAAGAGCGAGTATCTGGACGTCGTCCGGAAGCTACCACTGTACGGCTGTCTGCAGTTTCCCCGCGCCCACGTCGACTTTCCCGAGCCGAACACGCTGGCGACCGTCGTGCTCGGCAACAAGGAGCTTAACCTGCTGACGTACGTGGGGAAAGAGGCGCAGGAAAGCAAGTTTAAGGTCACACGCATCCGGTGCTGGCGTGTCACTCCTATTCATATT AATGAAGAGCAGCAACAGTCCACAGTGGTGAATGGTCGCCAGCAGCAATCCTCCCAACCGGCACCGTCGTCCCACTCGTCCACGATCAGCCTGGAGCTGTCGTTCGAGTACTTGATGGCGAAGAACCAGCTCAAGTGGATCACAATCTACAGCGAACAGTCGATGCTTATGTCCGTGTGCCTTCAGTCGATCGTCGACGAGCTGCTCAACCAGAAGAATGGATCCGATCCCGCTCACCTGCAG AACCCACAGCATGTGGAGTATGCACCACTTTCCTACATTCGGCGGGATGGATCGAACCATTGCATTACCGACTCTAGTTCAACCGATACTCTCTGCAACCTAGTAAAT AACGATAGTAGTAGCAACAACGGAACATCGAACCAAGTGACGTATCAGCAACactccaccaccaaccacgGGTCTTCCTTTATCCGGCGCAAGCTGAAGGAGTTTAACACGACGGTACGGTTCAAAAATGGGAAAGATTCCGTGCAGAACGAAGCATTCGAATGGATCGGCGATGACGATCTCTAG
- the LOC118503533 gene encoding major facilitator superfamily domain-containing protein 12-like: MANTGNKVPLANGSTTVHRYGATSDTRTVVPAVNGIDPHTDPGTPTFPAHPTTVDMERAQLEKRSTLKMCEKIGYGLGHVYNDLCAGIWFSYTLLFMQGALGMPAAEAGAMVMLGQVGDAIATPIVGLLTDRYGTKRQWHIAGTFIVFLTFPMIFSLCPWCTVAPHWWEILYFVIVILAFQFGWPIVQVTHLAMIPELSRTQKDRSDLTAIRYSVSIVSNVVVYIVTWAVLRSRTSTDNQIGPGDAYRFRDISLILTLVGVSMSVLFNFSLTFSGYEHRRNTALQHNIIRPSAPRAETDIERESLLGPDQRQANGQLAGSSSALDTIVQRKPKKNFFKSPLLYQNALLYVFSRLFMTTSLVYMPLWLDERAYQPDVTPAENNANVEHLATVPLVSFLASFVASLILKYTNRFVGNSLVYFVGSIISTSVCLWIALTPGSGSFSTVSLFLIASLFGAGSSITMISSLCITADMIGKHADQGGFIYSAVTFADKLITGVVVVIIESVKCHDRSECPEYYRGVLSYGCGLAAILGCLTLATLLCTTATTRRRNR; encoded by the exons ATGGCCAACACGGGCAACAAAGTGCCACTCGCAAACGGCAGCACAACAGTCCACCGCTATGGTGCCACGTCGGATACAAGAACGGTAGTGCCTGCAGTGAACGGAATAGATCCCCACACCGATCCCGGCACGCCAACGTTTCCGGCCCACCCCACCACAGTCGACATGGAGCGCGCCCAGCTCGAAAAGCGTTCCACACTGAAGATGTGCGAAAAGATCGGCTATGGGTTGGGCCATGTGTACAACGATCTCTGTGCCGGCATCTGGTTCAGCTACACGTTACTGTTCATGCAGGGTGCGCTGGGAATGCCGGCAGCCGAAGCCGGTGCGATGGTGATGTTGGGGCAGGTTGGTGATGCTATTGCGACACCGATCGTGGGCCTGCTGACGGATCGGTACGGAACGAAGCGACAGTGGCATATAGCAG GCACCTTTATAGTATTTCTTACATTCCCGATGATATTTTCCCTGTGTCCCTGGTGCACGGTAGCGCCCCACTGGTGGGAAATTCTGTACTTCGTAATCGTGATACTTGCCTTCCAGTTCGGGTGGCCAATCGTACAGGTGACGCACCTTGCCATGATACCGGAACTGTCGCGGACGCAGAAGGATCGGTCAGATCTAACTGCCATCCGGTACTCGGTGTCGATCGTGTCCAATGTGGTGGTGTACATCGTTACTTGGGCGGTTTTACGAAGTCGTACAAGCACCGACAATCAGATTGGACCCGGTGATGCGTATCGGTTTCGG GACATTTCGCTTATTCTTACGCTGGTCGGCGTGTCCATGTCGGTTCTGTTCAACTTTTCGCTCACATTCAGCGGGTACGAACATCGACGAAACACAGCGCTACAGCACAACATCATCCGTCCGTCCGCACCACGAGCCGAAACGGACATTGAGCGAGAGTCACTGTTGGGGCCGGATCAGAGACAAGCGAATGGGCAGTTGGCAGGATCCTCTAGCGCGCTGGACACGATCGTACAGCGTAAACCAAAGAAAAACTTCTTCAAATCACCTCTGCTGTATCAGAATGCCTTACT GTACGTCTTTTCGAGACTTTTCATGACAACCTCACTCGTGTACATGCCACTTTGGTTGGACGAACGTGCCTATCAGCCGGATGTGACACCGGCCGAAAACAACGCCAATGTTGAGCATCTCGCCACGGTTCCACTTGTCTCGTTTCTTGCCTCGTTCGTTGCATCGCTAATTCTGAAGTACACCAATCGCTTCGTGGGTAACAGTTTGGTGTACTTCGTGGGGTCCATCATCAGCAccagtgtgtgtctgtggatCGCACTCACGCCCGGTTCGGGATCATTCAGTACTGTGTCCTTATTTCTGATCGCTTCCCTGTTCGGGGCCGGCAGTTCCATCACGATGATTAGCAGCTTGTGCATTACCGCTGACATGATCGGGAAGCATGCGGACCAGGGTGGATTCATCTATTCGGCCGTTACGTTTGCAGACAAGCTGATCaccggtgtggtggtggtgatcatCGAGTCGGT GAAATGTCACGATCGTTCCGAATGTCCAGAGTATTATAGAGGAGTGCTATCATACGGGTGCGGACTGGCGGCCATCCTGGGATGTCTTACGCTGGCCACCTTACTGTGTACTACCGCGACTACCCGGAGAAGGAATCGGTAG
- the LOC118503535 gene encoding UDP-xylose and UDP-N-acetylglucosamine transporter: protein MVNMKAALAIALVFVGCCSNVVFLELLVKIDPGSGNLITFLQFLFIALEGFLFTSKCGTVRPRIGLKDYTILVVMFFVASVCNNYAFDFNIPMPLHMIFRAGSLIANMVMGILILKKRYDFSKYLSVGMITLGIVICTIVSGTKVESTQVLKNAADEDPVSVFFWWTLGIALLTLALFVSARMGLYQEVLYKRYGKHPKEALFYTHLLPLPFFALLATNIWEHIQLANASPLQSIPALGVSLPITWIYLLGNVLTQYVCISSVYVLTTECSSLTVTLVVTLRKFVSLLFSIVYFSNPFTVQHWIGTILVFVGTIIFTEVIGKIRAGLQPSVDEKKKVK, encoded by the exons ATGGTGAACATGAAAGCGGCCCTTGCCATCGCGTTGGTGTTTGTCGGTTGCTGTAGCAACGTGGTGTTTCTCGAACTGCTGGTTAA GATCGATCCCGGTTCGGGCAATCTGATCACCTTCCTACAGTTCCTGTTTATCGCCTTGGAAGGGTTCCTGTTCACGTCGAAGTGTGGCACGGTACGACCGCGGATCGGGCTCAAAGACTACACCATCCTCGTGGTGATGTTCTTCGTCGCAAGCGTGTGCAACAATTACGCGTTCGACTTCAACATTCCCATGCCGCTGCACATGATCTTCCGGGCCGGTTCGCTGATCGCGAACATGGTCATGGGCATACTGATCCTGAAGAAGCGGTACGACTTTTCCAAGTACCTGTCCGTCGGCATGATTACACTCGGCATCGTAATCTGCACGATCGTGTCCGGTACGAAGGTGGAAAGCACCCAGGTGCTGAAGAATGCGGCCGACGAGGATCCGGTGTCGGTGTTCTTCTGGTGGACGCTTGGCATCGCACTGCTCACGCTCGCGCTGTTCGTGTCCGCCCGGATGGGACTTTACCAGGAGGTCCTTTACAAGCGGTACGGAAAGCATCCGAAGGAAGCACTGTTCTACACGCATCTGCTACCGCTGCCATTCTTTGCCCTGCTCGCCACTAACATCTGGGAACATATACAGCTGGCAAACGCTAGTCCACTGCAAAGCATCCCTGCGCTGGGTGTATCGCTACCGATCACATGGATCTATCTGCTGGGCAACGTGTTGACGCAGTACGTGTGCATCAGCTCCGTGTACGTCCTAACGACCGAATGTTCCTCGTTGACCGTTACGCTGGTCGTAACGCTGCGGAAGTTTGTTTCGCTACTGTTCTCGATCGTGTACTTCAGCAATCCGTTCACCGTCCAGCACTGGATCGGCACGATACTGGTGTTTGTGGGAACGATCATCTTCACGGAGGTGATTGGCAAGATCCGTGCCGGCCTGCAACCTTCGGTggatgagaagaaaaaagtgaaataa
- the LOC118503534 gene encoding CD2 antigen cytoplasmic tail-binding protein 2 homolog — protein MSKRKASYVVEEDNYLDDLVRDKQNNQPSTSKHTLDSDEEDDSGDDAPYNVLDDNEIVGEEDGAARIDGETKFTPFNMKEEMEEGHFDADGHYLWKKTAEVKDHWLDNIDWVKLKNDPNYKERPDKGDERGLADSDSDEDDEESGAGGKKFDDIGTYQQMLQLMEPKETVKRALQRLGKGTAKLTTAQRWKLKKAGKSPDEASAKITKLTELSNDILTNNGNMDVYEETFEVIQKKVSDAEKKKAAATTDPGDELDMYADDFDSREKSKLGGADGGGKDADVDKAVSSEKEANGKENTKDDTEQESEQAKILMWEYKEQQDGETVLGPYTTEQMQKFADEGRFSSGAFVRKVDSDDARFYSAARIDFDLYL, from the exons ATGTCGAAACGCAAGGCAAGCTACGTCGTGGAGGAAGACAATTATCTGGACGATTTGGTGCGAGATAAACAGAATAATCAACCCTCCACCAGCAAACATACGCTCGATTCCGACGAGGAGGACGACAGCGGTGACGATGCTCC GTACAACGTACTGGATGATAATGAGATCGTTGGCGAGGAAGATGGTGCCGCACGGATCGATGGAGAAACAAAATTTACCCCGTTCAATATGAAGGAAGAGATGGAGGAGGGACACTTCGATGCGGACGGGCACTATCTGTGGAAGAAAACGGCCGAGGTGAAGGATCACTGGTTGGACAACATCGATTGGGTGAAGCTAAAGAATGATCCCAACTATAAGGAGCGGCCCGATAAGGGGGACGAGCGTGGCCTGGCCGATTCCGACTCGgacgaggacgatgaggaAAGTGGTGCGGGCGGAAAGAAGTTTGACGACATCGGTACTTACCAGCAGATGCTGCAGCTGATGGAACCAAAGGAAACGGTCAAGCGAGCATTGCAACGGTTGGGCAAGGGTACGGCCAAGCTGACGACCGCACAACGCTGGAAGCTGAAAAAGGCGGGCAAATCACCGGATGAGGCAAGCGCAAAGATCACGAAGCTGACCGAGCTGTCGAACGATATACTCACCAACAATGGCAACATGGACGTGTACGAGGAAACGTTCGAGGTGATCCAGAAGAAGGTTTCGGATgcggagaagaagaaagcgGCAGCTACCACCGATCCTGGAGATGAGCTGGACATGTACGCGGACGATTTCGATAGCCGTGAAAAGAGTAAGCTcggtggtgctgatggtggtggtaaggATGCGGATGTGGACAAAGCTGTTTCCTCCGAGAAAGAGGCGAACGGCAAGGAAAATACCAAGGACGATACGGAACAGGAAAGCGAACAGGCCAAAATACTGATGTGGGAGTATAAGGAACAGCAGGATGGGGAAACGGTACTCGGTCCGTACACCACGGAACAGATGCAAAAGTTTGCCGATGAAGGACGGTTCAGTAGTGGTGCGTTCGTGCGCAAGGTCGACAGTGATGATGCGCGGTTCTATTCGGCGGCGAGGATCGATTTTGATCTGTACCTTTAA
- the LOC118503537 gene encoding uncharacterized protein LOC118503537 — protein MLPLHRVRPMEDVQHQQPPLGPAFPPANKWLHDAGGEGTPPPQHANDGGSFGQDSGYNSYQATTPNNTFNLSSRHGASGTLATIDEANEIDCSMNDSSTGLAAVNLTPKTTASMELLSNIHLTTPKTADRANRARRPFAFDYDGTSGGGSSRDNSSSFLPPSTPERLPRLCRSLSASSQETPLRTGNRSANVPTQLTPHKTKTSGSHSLKRKLSSFREKLYSDGDVELGDENQSRDLNDSIDVDCRRLEDISPIPNVKRRKHYDRGIEDLMRSSTPKTASSQPTFLQLDAAENRPVGKKTLRKFQSFSPSKIQSVARPLLRSRPFRTLERTPEKKREHRVLAEIELQSATDNGAAAAVVAESVPEGFSALIVAPMLDDPSKQLEQTVTTVLSLDDFSLTPSKANLIDPELLQTSSGDGSFVKDDFIARHAPNYSYAPTLNSILEESPIRAHSIPGKPRVVPKTPPSISKSGRKLKRLGTNGTSSSVSCASSPARSVRSLSRPCVRASVSPKARRTHGAQQNQSLKSAKRYSYCGFEYVNILHQLNKLDRDALGVLLEYLADTDLVQVVRVSRGWRSIIQNHKKCWARLQRYLKRQQEHKENTNVSSSIQHSEHDTDLTPSCSLKLNSELNGTYADDNGLPEDAGPVPTVDSNVPKRKPFRVCNYLDRSHVSSVSNVSFGNVSGPELSHRRSSIASGGGSSIVNVTPSPPVSPSMQKFITNQKIVTHLKQSEQLRPCPRCEQPSRIIFSRASKSGSTNKSRPSARSSAVGARLEKSYTLPDPDPAAYRSSSDLNTHSSTIDSGRANLSTVVRNNNEYSQQSPDRVRKNLFNDSTAIETPPVQSFAVQQRMKLRSAVMKSFDGTTATTNTSQDQLGVRDAKCDYAICSGQYCGFKFCIKCLCEYHPNTVCADLSANSPTKEEERGRPNVACSRQSRRSLQRLCRKW, from the exons ATGCTTCCGTTGCACCGCGTGCGCCCGATGGAAGACGTTCAACACCAGCAGCCGCCTTTGGGGCCAGCCTTTCCCCCTGCGAACAAGTGGCTTCATGATGCTGGCGGCGAAGGAACACCACCACCCCAGCATGCTAACGATGGAGGATCGTTCGGGCAGGACAGTGGCtacaactcctaccaggccaCCACCCCGAACAACACGTTCAATCTGTCCTCACGTCACGGTGCCTCCGGGACGCTGGCCACCATCGACGAGGCAAATGAAATCGATTGCAGCATGAACGATAGCAGCACCGGACTGGCCGCGGTCAATCTTACCCCGAAGACGACCGCCAGCATGGAGCTTCTGTCGAACATACATCTGACAACGCCGAAAACTGCGGATCGGGCTAATCGCGCCCGCCGTCCGTTCGCGTTCGATTACGATGGGACCAGCGGTGGTGGTTCGTCCAGGGACAATTCATCATCATTCCTTCCACCGTCCACCCCGGAACGGCTGCCCAGATTGTGTCGGTCGTTGTCTGCCTCGTCGCAGGAAACACCACTCCGCACCGGCAACCGTTCTGCAAACGTGCCGACTCAGTTGACGCCGCACAAAACCAAGACCAGCGGTTCGCATTCGTTGAAGCGCAAACTTTCCTCATTCCGGGAGAAGCTTTACTCCGACGGGGATGTGGAGCTTGGCGATGAAAATCAGTCACGCGATCTGAACGATTCGATCGATGTGGATTGCCGCCGGCTGGAAGACATTTCACCCATCCCGAACGTGAAGCGCCGCAAGCACTATGACCGCGGCATCGAGGATCTGATGCGCTCGAGCACACCGAAAACGGCCAGCTCGCAGCCGACCTTTCTGCAGCTGGATGCGGCCGAGAACCGGCCCGTCGGCAAGAAGACGCTCCGAAAGTTTCAAAGCTTTAGTCCGAGCAAGATTCAATCGGTCGCACGACCATTGCTTCGCTCGCGACCATTTCGCACCCTGGAACGTACGCCGGAAAAGAAGCGTGAGCACCGAGTGTTGGCCGAAATTGAACTGCAATCGGCAACGGATAATGGTGCAGCAGCGGCTGTAGTAGCGGAATCTGTGCCGGAAGGCTTTTCCGCCCTAATCGTCGCGCCGATGCTGGATGATCCATCGAAGCAGCTCGAACAAACGGTCACGACCGTCCTGTCGCTCGATGATTTCAGTCTCACGCCGTCCAAAGCGAACCTGATCGATCCGGAGTTGTTGCAAACGTCGAGCGGAGATGGGTCATTTGTGAAGGATGATTTCATTGCCCGCCATGCGCCGAATTACTCGTACGCTCCGACACTTAATTCCATCCTGGAAGAATCCCCCATCAGGGCGCACAGCATCCCCGGGAAGCCACGGGTGGTACCGAAAACTCCCCCTTCCATCTCGAAGTCAGGCCGCAAGCTTAAGCGTCTCGGTACGAACGGAACCAGCTCGTCTGTTTCGTGCGCTTCCAGCCCAGCGCGGAGCGTGCGCTCCCTTTCCCGTCCGTGCGTTCGTGCGTCCGTTTCACCCAAAGCGCGCCGTACGCACGGTGCCCAGCAGAACCAAAGTCTGAAGAGTGCGAAACGGTACAGCTACTGTGGGTTCGAGTACGTGAACATTCTGCACCAGCTAAACAAGCTCGATCGGGATGCGTTGGGCGTGCTGCTCGAATATCTGGCCGACACGGATCTGGTACAGGTGGTGCGTGTGTCCCGCGGCTGGCGCTCCATCATACAGAACCATAAGAAGTGCTGGGCTCGGCTGCAGCGCTACCTTAAGCGGCAGCAGGAACACAAGGAAAACACTAAtgttagcagcagcatccagcATTCTGAGCACGACACCGACCTGACACCGTCGTGCAGCTTGAAACTAAATTCCGAACTTAATGGAACGTACGCGGATGATAATGGCTTGCCGGAGGATGCTGGCCCAGTACCAACGGTCGATAGTAACGTACCGAAACGGAAACCGTTCAGGGTGTGCAACTATCTCGACCGAAGTCATGTGAGCAGCGTCAGTAATGTGTCGTTTGGTAATGTGTCCGGACCGGAGCTGAGCCATCGCCGTTCTTCGATAGCGTCGGGCGGCGGATCGAGCATTGTCAACGTGACGCCCTCGCCACCGGTCAGCCCATCGATGCAAAAGTTCATCACCAATCAGAAG attgTAACTCATCTGAAACAGTCGGAACAATTACGGCCCTGTCCCCGCTGCGAGCAACCGAGTAGAATTATATTTTCAAGAGCCTCTAAATCGGGCTCCACCAACAAATCTCGCCCATCCGCTCGCTCCAGTGCTGTGGGTGCACGGTTGGAAAAGTCCTACACGTTACCTGATCCAGACCCTGCGGCGTATCGTAGCAGCAGCGATCTAAATACTCATTCCTCTACAATAGATTCAGGGCGAGCGAACCTATCCACCGTCGTTCGAAACAACAATGAATATTCGCAACAATCTCCGGATCGCGTGCGGAAGAATCTGTTCAACGACAGCACTGCAATCGAAACACCGCCGGTTCAGTCGTTCGCTGTACAGCAGCGTATGAAGCTGCGCAGTGCCGTCATGAAAAGCTTCGACGGTACAACGGCGACGACTAATACTAGCCAGGATCAGCTCGGCGTGCGTGATGCCAAGTGCGATTACGCGATCTGTAGTGGCCAGTACTGTGGGTTCAAGTTCTGCATCAAGTGTCTGTGCGAGTATCACCCGAACACGGTCTGTGCCGATCTGTCGGCTAACTCTCCCACCAAAGAGGAGGAACGTGGTCGGCCGAATGTGGCATGCAGTCGGCAGAGTCGTCGTTCGTTGCAGCGTCTGTGCAGGAAGTGGTAG